In one Tindallia magadiensis genomic region, the following are encoded:
- the cobK gene encoding precorrin-6A reductase, which translates to MILLLSGTSDGKRIAAALNQWNLPSIVTTVTEYGGALLLQETDKTQTQVQVGPLQPSALETLLEEGKIQALVDATHPYANQITWMAYEKANACQIPFIRWHRPGLSEEEKSHCLSVEDYKTAAKTMAEMGGKWLLTTGSNHLEVFCQYVNSKDLIIRIMPFPKVLEKCLALGFLPGQIIAQQGPFSYEMNRLQLKELGVEGMVTKDSGAIGGVKEKIQAVREEKKKMILIQRPPEPPAPKAENLQQLQELLFSILSS; encoded by the coding sequence ATGATTCTCCTCTTATCAGGTACTTCCGACGGAAAAAGAATTGCCGCCGCATTGAACCAGTGGAACCTGCCCAGCATTGTTACCACCGTTACCGAATATGGCGGGGCTCTGCTGCTGCAGGAAACAGATAAAACCCAGACACAGGTTCAGGTAGGCCCCCTTCAGCCTTCTGCCTTGGAAACATTACTGGAAGAAGGAAAAATCCAGGCCTTGGTGGATGCCACCCATCCCTACGCCAATCAGATTACTTGGATGGCTTACGAAAAAGCCAACGCCTGCCAGATTCCCTTTATACGATGGCATCGGCCCGGTCTTTCAGAAGAAGAAAAAAGCCATTGCCTGTCCGTAGAGGATTACAAAACAGCGGCAAAAACCATGGCAGAAATGGGCGGAAAATGGTTATTGACGACAGGCAGCAACCATTTAGAAGTGTTTTGTCAGTATGTGAACAGCAAAGATCTGATCATTCGCATCATGCCTTTTCCCAAAGTCCTGGAAAAATGCCTGGCATTAGGTTTTTTACCGGGGCAAATCATTGCACAACAAGGGCCTTTCAGTTATGAAATGAACCGGCTTCAGTTAAAAGAACTAGGAGTAGAAGGTATGGTTACCAAAGACAGCGGTGCCATCGGCGGTGTGAAAGAAAAAATCCAGGCCGTCCGGGAAGAAAAGAAAAAAATGATCCTGATCCAGCGACCACCGGAACCACCTGCTCCTAAAGCTGAAAATCTTCAACAGCTCCAGGAGTTACTCTTCTCCATTTTGTCATCTTGA